GCGTCCCGAGCGCGCGCGAGGAGGTCTCGAATCGGGTCTATAACGTCCTCGCTTGTGGGGGAGTACAGACTCCCATTCGGATGACAAAAGCCGTTTTGCATATCGACGACGACGACGGCGGTCGAGTCGGAATCGACGTTCATACTGGGAACTACGGGCGGTTTTCAGGAAACGGTTTCGCGTCAGGTTTATTTTGCCTCGCTTTCACGAGCTTTTTTACATAGCAGTCCTACGTTGCAGGCACGAGAATGCGAACATTTACCGTAGTTGCACTAGCCCTCATGCTCGTTCTCGCGGGGTGTGCCCAAGCACCTGGGACGAATACGAGTACGAGCACATCGCAGAGCGGCCCTGACGTGACGAGCACATCGCAGAGCGACGGGACGGCAGTGTCCGGACCGAACACGAACAAAACGACTCACCCGCCGGACCCGAAATCCGACGTTCTCGGCTGGGAGAACGGATATTGGTACAACGAGACGCTCTCCGTTGACGCGAGCGACGGCTTCAATCAGTCGGAAGTCGAAGCGGTCGTCAATCGGGCGATGGCCCGTGACGAGAAGATCCGCCATCTGGAGTTCACACAGAAGGTCCCCGTCAAGATCATTTCGCGAAAGGAGTTCCGCAAGCAACAGAGCAACCAGTCCGTTCCCGCAAACCGGCAGTTGTTCGACAACGCGAAGTACGAATCGTTGTTCATGATCAACGAATCGACGGACTCCATCGCGGTACAGAACACGAACTCCGGTTCGTCCGTCGGTGGCTACTACAGTCCGTCGAAGGACTCCATCGTCCTCGTCTCGAACGATAACGAACACCTGAAAGTGAGCGAGAGTACGCTCTCACACGAACTGATGCACGCGCTTCAGGACCAGCATTTCGACATCACGTCGTTCAACAAGTCCACCCGGGAACGGACCAACGCCGTCAATGGCCTGCTCGAAGGGGAAGCCAACAACATCGAGTTCCTCTATCAGAACCGCTGTCAGAACCAGTGGAAGGGGACGTGCTTCTCGGACACCGAGCAGAGCAGTGGCGGCGATCTCGCCAACATCGGACCGTACCTCATCAAATACCAACCGTACAGCGACGGTCCCGCGTTCATCCGATACATTCGCAACCAATCGGGCTGGAAGGGTGTCAACCAGTTGTACTCGAACCCGCCCGCCAGCACCGAACAGATAATCCACCCGGAGAAGTATCCGAGCGACGAACCGTCGAACATCTCGGTGCAGGATACGACGAGCAATGGCTGGACGCGTCTGAACCCGCAGGGGCGACCGAACTACGGTCAAGTCGGTGAAACGGGCATCTTCGCGATGTTCATGTATCCGTACTACGAGAGTCAGGGAACCACACAGATCATCCCCGCACGGAACTTCTTCAACAAGAACGGCGACAGCCTGCAAACGGTCGATCCGCTCAACTACGAGAGCAAACCGACCGACGGGTGGGACGGCGACAAGATCGTCGTCTACACGAACCCCAACGAGCCGAAAAACGAGACCGGCTACGTCTTCAAGACGAAGTGGGACTCGAAGCGGGACGCGACACAATTCGTGAACGCCTACAAGAAACTGCTCAACTACCACGACGCGAAGAAGGTCGACGGGAAGCAAAACACGTGGACGGTGCCAGACAGCACGGGCTTCGGTGATGCCTTCCAAGTCCGGCAGAACGGCAACACCGTCACCATCGTGAACGCGCCCACGGTGTCGGACCTCTCGCACGTTCACGGCAACACTGCATCGTAGACCGTAACGACGTATCACAGCGCTTCGAATCGACTGCGATTTCAGATTCCGCTTTTCACACCGACGAATCCGGCCCTTTTTCTCTCTCGCGGGGAATACCCCCGGATATGCAAGACAGGAGGTTCGCGTGAGCGACCGATTCGACGTGGTTTCCGAGGAGTCCATCCGCGACGGAACCGCGACGGATGCCTACTTCCTTCGTACAGAGACGACGCTCGAAGCGGTCGGGAAGAACCCGCACGTCGTCGTCGAAGTGACCGCAGACCAGTTCCCGACCGGCGAGTTCGAACTCCTCTCCGGCGTGAAAGACGCGGCCCACCTTCTCACCGGGCTTCCAATCGACGTGGACGCGATGGCGGAAGGTCGACTGTTCGACGGCGGACCGGTCATGTCCATCGAGGGGGACTACCTCGACTTCGCGCGATACGAAACGTCGCTGTTGGGATTTCTCTCACACGCGTCGGGAATGGCGACGAACGCGCTCGAAGCACGACTCGCGGCACCGGAGTCCGCGGTCCTGAGTTTCGGCGCGCGGCACGTCCATCCGTCCATCGCGGCCGTTGTCGAGCGCTCCGCGCTCGTCGCGGGATTGGACGGGTTCTCGCACGTCGCGGCCGGTGAGGTACTGGGACGAGAACCCGGCGGCACCATGCCCCACGCGTTGATGATCTGTTTCGGGAACGGCAACCAGGAGGACGCGTGGCGCGCGTTCGACGCCGCGGTCGGCGAGGACGTTCCCCGTGTCGCGCTCTGTGATACCTTCTCCGACGAAAAGGACGAGGTGCTTCGCGCGGCGCACGCGCTCGGCGACGACCTCGACAGCGTTCGCATCGACACCACGGGGTCGCGTCGTGGAAACTTCGAGCACATCCTGCGGGAACTTCGCTGGGAACTCGATTCACACGGCTTCGAGGACGTCGATATCTTCGCGAGCGGCGGTCTCGGCCCGGCAGAACTCCGGAATCTCGACGATATCGTGGACGGTTTCG
The genomic region above belongs to Haladaptatus sp. R4 and contains:
- a CDS encoding Hvo_1808 family surface protein — its product is MTSTSQSDGTAVSGPNTNKTTHPPDPKSDVLGWENGYWYNETLSVDASDGFNQSEVEAVVNRAMARDEKIRHLEFTQKVPVKIISRKEFRKQQSNQSVPANRQLFDNAKYESLFMINESTDSIAVQNTNSGSSVGGYYSPSKDSIVLVSNDNEHLKVSESTLSHELMHALQDQHFDITSFNKSTRERTNAVNGLLEGEANNIEFLYQNRCQNQWKGTCFSDTEQSSGGDLANIGPYLIKYQPYSDGPAFIRYIRNQSGWKGVNQLYSNPPASTEQIIHPEKYPSDEPSNISVQDTTSNGWTRLNPQGRPNYGQVGETGIFAMFMYPYYESQGTTQIIPARNFFNKNGDSLQTVDPLNYESKPTDGWDGDKIVVYTNPNEPKNETGYVFKTKWDSKRDATQFVNAYKKLLNYHDAKKVDGKQNTWTVPDSTGFGDAFQVRQNGNTVTIVNAPTVSDLSHVHGNTAS
- a CDS encoding nicotinate phosphoribosyltransferase → MSDRFDVVSEESIRDGTATDAYFLRTETTLEAVGKNPHVVVEVTADQFPTGEFELLSGVKDAAHLLTGLPIDVDAMAEGRLFDGGPVMSIEGDYLDFARYETSLLGFLSHASGMATNALEARLAAPESAVLSFGARHVHPSIAAVVERSALVAGLDGFSHVAAGEVLGREPGGTMPHALMICFGNGNQEDAWRAFDAAVGEDVPRVALCDTFSDEKDEVLRAAHALGDDLDSVRIDTTGSRRGNFEHILRELRWELDSHGFEDVDIFASGGLGPAELRNLDDIVDGFGVGSYVSDANPVDFALDIVEVDGEPVSKRGKLSGRKQVYRTADGDHHVGLARHDADGEKLLQPLIRDGELVREFDIDAAARRAEEDAAAVDF